A region of Deltaproteobacteria bacterium DNA encodes the following proteins:
- a CDS encoding N-acetylneuraminate synthase family protein, with product MTDSALARRPTWLHDPAPGRACTIVGEVAQAHDGSLGMAHAFIDAIAKTGADAVKFQTHIAAAESTPSEPWRKRFSLQDDRRIDYWRRMEFTAEQWEGLRTHADDCGLFFLSSPFSLESIALLRRVGVAGWKIASGEVTHDELVDACAATGQPVILSSGMSTWDELDAAVARVQRAGAPLAVLQCSSRYPCPPEHVGLEVIDALRTRYATAVGLSDHSATIFPAIAAATYGVEMVEVHVTLSREMFGPDVIASVTTDELRELVRGVRFVETMRAHPVDKAAAAAEVAALRGIFQRSIVAARDLPAGTVLAREHVALKKPGTGIPPKDLPTILGRRLARALTRDQLLACEDLEGA from the coding sequence ATGACCGACTCCGCCCTGGCTCGCCGCCCGACCTGGCTCCACGATCCCGCCCCAGGGCGGGCGTGTACGATCGTCGGCGAGGTCGCGCAGGCCCACGACGGCAGCCTCGGGATGGCGCACGCGTTCATCGACGCCATCGCCAAGACCGGCGCCGACGCGGTGAAGTTCCAGACCCACATCGCCGCCGCCGAGAGCACGCCGTCGGAGCCGTGGCGGAAGCGCTTCAGCCTCCAGGACGACCGCCGCATCGACTACTGGCGCCGTATGGAGTTCACGGCCGAGCAGTGGGAGGGCCTGCGCACGCACGCCGACGACTGCGGCCTCTTCTTCCTCTCGTCGCCCTTCTCGCTGGAGTCGATCGCGCTGCTGCGGCGGGTCGGGGTCGCCGGCTGGAAGATCGCCTCGGGCGAGGTGACGCACGACGAGCTCGTCGACGCCTGCGCCGCGACCGGGCAGCCGGTGATCCTCTCATCGGGCATGAGCACGTGGGACGAGCTCGACGCCGCCGTGGCGCGCGTGCAGCGCGCGGGCGCGCCGCTCGCCGTCCTCCAGTGCAGCTCGCGCTATCCCTGCCCGCCCGAGCACGTCGGCCTCGAGGTGATCGACGCGCTGCGCACGCGCTACGCGACGGCGGTCGGCCTCTCCGACCACTCGGCGACGATCTTCCCGGCGATCGCCGCCGCGACGTACGGGGTCGAGATGGTGGAGGTGCACGTGACGCTGTCGCGTGAGATGTTCGGGCCCGACGTGATCGCGTCGGTCACGACCGACGAGCTCCGCGAGCTGGTGCGCGGCGTGCGCTTCGTCGAGACGATGCGCGCGCATCCGGTCGACAAGGCCGCGGCCGCCGCCGAGGTGGCGGCGCTGCGCGGCATCTTCCAGCGCAGCATCGTCGCGGCCCGCGACCTGCCGGCCGGGACCGTGCTCGCGCGCGAGCACGTAGCGCTGAAGAAGCCCGGAACCGGCATCCCGCCGAAGGATCTGCCGACCATCCTCGGCCGCCGCCTCGCCCGTGCGCTCACGCGCGACCAGCTCCTCGCCTGCGAGGATCTCGAGGGCGCATGA
- the neuC gene encoding UDP-N-acetylglucosamine 2-epimerase (hydrolyzing), producing the protein MTRRICVVVTARPSYARIRTALAAIRAHPSLELQLVVGASALLDRYGNTVKVIEDEGFRVDRKVYMIVEGEHPVTSAKSTGLGLAELATIFDDLRPSAVVTVADRFETIATAIAAAYMNIPLVHVQGGEITGSIDEKVRHAVTKLADVHFVASAPAAERVVRMGERPDRVFVTGCPSIDLAREAVAKGPLDLGTVGRFGGVGARLDLSRGYLVVLQHPVTTEWERARAHVEETLQAVDALGLPTLWFWPNVDAGSDGTSRGIRAYRETHAVANVHFFKNLPPEDFIRLLAGAHCIVGNSSVAIRECSWLGVRAVNVGSRQAGRDRGTNVTDVDYDRDAIIAAVRSAMADRREVRTDFYGDGHAGARMATLLAEVPLASEKRLVFRDDG; encoded by the coding sequence ATGACGCGGCGGATCTGCGTCGTCGTGACGGCGCGCCCGAGCTACGCGCGCATCCGGACCGCGCTTGCGGCCATCCGCGCCCACCCGTCCCTCGAGCTCCAGCTCGTCGTCGGCGCCTCGGCCCTCCTCGACCGCTACGGCAACACCGTGAAGGTCATCGAGGACGAAGGCTTTCGCGTCGACCGCAAGGTCTACATGATCGTCGAGGGCGAGCACCCCGTCACCTCCGCCAAGAGCACGGGGCTCGGTCTCGCCGAGCTGGCGACGATCTTCGACGATCTCCGCCCGAGCGCCGTCGTGACGGTCGCCGACCGCTTCGAGACGATCGCGACCGCGATCGCCGCCGCCTACATGAACATCCCGCTCGTCCACGTGCAGGGCGGCGAGATCACGGGCTCGATCGACGAGAAAGTCCGCCACGCCGTCACCAAGCTCGCCGACGTCCACTTCGTCGCCTCGGCGCCGGCGGCGGAGCGCGTGGTGCGCATGGGCGAGCGGCCCGACCGCGTCTTCGTGACGGGCTGCCCGTCGATCGACCTCGCGCGCGAGGCCGTCGCCAAGGGGCCGCTCGACCTCGGGACGGTCGGGCGCTTCGGCGGCGTCGGCGCGCGCCTCGACCTCTCGCGGGGCTACCTGGTCGTGCTGCAGCACCCGGTGACGACCGAGTGGGAGCGCGCCCGCGCCCACGTCGAAGAGACGTTGCAGGCAGTCGACGCGCTCGGGCTCCCGACGCTCTGGTTCTGGCCGAACGTCGACGCCGGCTCCGACGGCACCTCGCGCGGCATCCGCGCCTACCGCGAGACCCACGCCGTCGCGAACGTCCACTTCTTCAAGAACCTCCCACCCGAGGACTTCATCCGCCTGCTGGCGGGCGCGCACTGCATCGTCGGGAACTCGAGCGTCGCGATCCGGGAGTGCTCGTGGCTCGGCGTTCGGGCGGTGAACGTCGGAAGCCGCCAGGCCGGACGGGATCGCGGCACGAACGTAACCGACGTCGACTACGATCGGGACGCGATCATCGCCGCCGTGCGCAGCGCGATGGCCGACCGGCGCGAGGTCCGCACCGACTTCTACGGCGACGGCCATGCCGGTGCGCGCATGGCGACGCTGCTCGCCGAGGTGCCGCTCGCTTCCGAGAAGCGCCTCGTTTTCAGGGACGACGGGTGA
- the ccrA gene encoding crotonyl-CoA carboxylase/reductase, producing MSDTRDLYEIGQIPPVGHVPAEMYAQVIRPDRFGEPTKAFRVEKVAVPEIAPDEVLVCVMAAGVNYNNVWAALGIPIDVVKVHAKSGDTTGFHIGGSDASGVVYKVGADVKNVKVGDEVVIHCGVWGRDDKVVQSGVDPMFAPSFQIWGYETNWGSFAQFTKVQAHQCLPKAKHLTWEAAAAYMLVGATAYRMLMAWPPHTVRKDDVVLVWGGSGGLGSMAIQIVRAQGGIPVAVVSGEDKFAFCEKLGAKGCINRKKFDHWGMLPHWKDTAAYDKWAAGARAFGKALWDVLGERRSPRIVFEHPGEDTVPTSIFVCDTGGMVVICAGTTGYNAVVDLRYLWMRQKRFQGSHFANDEQAKGLNDLVLAGKVDPCLSETFTFEQIPHTHQLMYENKHPAGNMACLVGAPKKGTKDLPR from the coding sequence ATGAGCGACACGCGCGACCTCTACGAGATCGGTCAGATCCCCCCCGTCGGCCACGTCCCGGCCGAGATGTACGCCCAGGTCATCCGTCCCGACCGCTTCGGCGAGCCGACGAAGGCGTTCCGGGTGGAGAAGGTCGCGGTCCCCGAGATCGCGCCCGACGAGGTGCTCGTCTGCGTCATGGCCGCGGGCGTGAACTACAACAACGTCTGGGCCGCCCTCGGCATCCCGATCGACGTCGTGAAGGTGCACGCCAAGAGCGGCGACACGACCGGCTTCCACATCGGCGGCAGCGACGCGTCGGGCGTCGTCTACAAGGTCGGCGCCGACGTGAAGAACGTGAAGGTCGGCGACGAGGTCGTGATCCACTGCGGCGTCTGGGGTCGCGACGACAAGGTCGTGCAGTCCGGCGTCGACCCGATGTTCGCGCCGAGCTTCCAGATCTGGGGCTACGAGACCAACTGGGGCAGCTTCGCGCAGTTCACCAAGGTGCAGGCGCACCAGTGCCTGCCGAAGGCCAAGCACCTCACGTGGGAAGCCGCCGCGGCCTACATGCTCGTCGGCGCGACCGCCTACCGCATGCTGATGGCGTGGCCGCCGCACACCGTCCGGAAGGACGACGTCGTGCTCGTCTGGGGCGGGTCGGGCGGCCTCGGCAGCATGGCGATCCAGATCGTGAGGGCGCAGGGCGGGATCCCGGTCGCGGTCGTATCCGGCGAGGACAAGTTCGCCTTCTGCGAGAAGCTCGGCGCCAAGGGCTGCATCAACCGCAAGAAGTTCGATCACTGGGGCATGTTGCCGCACTGGAAGGACACCGCCGCCTACGACAAGTGGGCCGCGGGCGCGCGCGCCTTCGGCAAGGCGCTCTGGGACGTGCTCGGCGAGCGGCGGAGCCCACGCATCGTCTTCGAGCACCCCGGCGAGGACACCGTGCCGACGTCGATCTTCGTCTGCGACACGGGCGGCATGGTCGTGATCTGCGCCGGCACGACGGGGTACAACGCCGTCGTCGACCTCCGCTATCTCTGGATGCGCCAGAAGCGCTTCCAGGGCTCGCACTTCGCAAACGACGAGCAGGCCAAGGGCCTGAACGACCTCGTGCTCGCGGGCAAGGTCGATCCCTGCCTCAGCGAGACGTTCACCTTCGAACAGATCCCGCACACCCACCAGCTGATGTACGAGAACAAGCATCCGGCGGGAAACATGGCGTGCCTGGTCGGCGCGCCGAAGAAGGGCACGAAGGATCTGCCGCGCTAG
- a CDS encoding isoprenylcysteine carboxylmethyltransferase family protein, with amino-acid sequence MLALRALLAVVALPGAATVFLPWMLLRMSGADAPPSAARAAGATLIAVGASVVAWCVVDFVRVGRGTLAPIDPPTVLVRRGLYRVVRNPMYVGVLTVLVGEALAFGAWPIAAWAVCLAVGFHARVVRYEEPVLRATFGAAFDEYCRRVPRWLPALRG; translated from the coding sequence GTGCTCGCTCTTCGCGCGCTGCTCGCGGTCGTCGCGCTCCCGGGGGCGGCGACCGTCTTTCTGCCCTGGATGCTCTTGCGAATGAGCGGCGCGGATGCGCCGCCGTCCGCGGCCCGCGCGGCCGGAGCGACCCTCATCGCCGTCGGGGCGAGCGTGGTCGCGTGGTGCGTGGTCGACTTCGTGCGCGTCGGGCGCGGCACGCTCGCGCCGATCGACCCCCCGACCGTCCTCGTGCGTCGCGGGCTCTATCGCGTCGTCCGGAACCCCATGTACGTGGGCGTCCTCACGGTGCTGGTCGGCGAGGCGCTCGCCTTCGGTGCGTGGCCGATCGCGGCGTGGGCCGTCTGCCTCGCCGTCGGCTTCCACGCGCGCGTCGTTCGCTACGAGGAGCCCGTGCTGCGCGCGACGTTCGGCGCCGCGTTCGACGAGTATTGCCGGCGCGTGCCGCGCTGGCTCCCGGCGCTCCGCGGCTGA
- a CDS encoding rhodanese-like domain-containing protein, with protein sequence MEIRQTTPPDAYETLQRDPRAVYLDVRTPEEFAAGHPEGAINVPVLFFRGGGSTPNPDFVDAVQRALARDTPLLVGCQAGGRSQRGAEILAAAGYTDVTNVRGGFGGARDETGRVVIPGWRDAGLPVATDVTAKR encoded by the coding sequence ATGGAGATCCGGCAGACGACGCCTCCCGACGCCTACGAGACCCTGCAGCGCGACCCGCGCGCCGTCTATCTCGACGTCCGCACCCCCGAAGAGTTCGCGGCGGGGCACCCCGAGGGCGCCATCAACGTCCCGGTCCTCTTCTTCCGCGGCGGCGGCTCGACCCCGAATCCCGATTTCGTGGACGCGGTGCAGCGCGCGCTCGCCCGCGACACCCCGCTACTCGTCGGTTGCCAGGCCGGCGGCCGCTCGCAACGCGGCGCCGAGATCCTCGCCGCGGCGGGCTACACCGACGTGACCAACGTCCGCGGCGGATTCGGCGGCGCCCGCGACGAGACCGGTCGCGTGGTCATCCCCGGCTGGCGCGACGCCGGCCTCCCGGTCGCGACGGACGTGACCGCGAAGCGCTAG
- a CDS encoding cob(I)yrinic acid a,c-diamide adenosyltransferase has product MRITKVYTRSGDKGETALVGGRRVPKDDPRIESYGTIDELNAVLGIVRACNDAAPPSAATKRLDQILRQLQNELFDLGSELATPPDVAWEGMIRIGPAQIQVLERTIDECQADLEPLKSFILPGGGTIAAFLHQARTVCRRAERDILRLMKREPVGESTLGYVNRLSDLLFVLARWMSRRLGEPEYLWEKGLTLPAGKPPKRAAERKS; this is encoded by the coding sequence ATCCGCATCACCAAGGTCTACACGCGCAGCGGCGACAAGGGCGAGACGGCCCTCGTCGGCGGACGGCGCGTCCCGAAGGACGACCCGCGGATCGAGAGCTACGGCACGATCGACGAGCTGAACGCCGTGCTCGGCATCGTCCGCGCTTGCAACGACGCCGCGCCGCCGTCCGCCGCGACGAAGCGCCTCGACCAGATCCTGCGTCAGCTCCAGAACGAGCTCTTCGACCTCGGGAGCGAGCTCGCCACCCCGCCCGACGTGGCGTGGGAGGGGATGATCCGCATCGGCCCCGCGCAGATCCAAGTGCTCGAGCGGACGATCGACGAGTGCCAGGCGGATCTCGAGCCCCTGAAGTCCTTCATCCTGCCCGGCGGCGGTACGATCGCCGCGTTTCTGCACCAGGCGCGCACCGTCTGCCGCCGCGCCGAGCGCGACATCCTGCGACTCATGAAGCGCGAGCCGGTCGGCGAGTCGACGCTCGGCTACGTGAACCGCCTCTCCGATCTCCTGTTCGTGCTCGCGCGCTGGATGTCGCGCCGGCTCGGCGAGCCCGAGTATCTCTGGGAAAAGGGTCTCACGCTGCCGGCGGGCAAACCACCGAAGCGCGCCGCCGAAAGGAAATCATGA
- a CDS encoding aldo/keto reductase, with the protein MSTSAASPDGTRRYRDRFAGRLPAAHFRAGPGDLTVASLGIGTYLGPLDEATDGLYVDAVRSAFAHGSNVVDTAANYRAQRSERAVGRALAAAIADGTVARDEVLVCSKAGYLPFDGSYPAEPARWLHDAYVAPGLVPADELAGGHTLAPAYLRHQIDRSRANLQVERIDVYYLHNPESQLATVPRAEVTARIGAAFRVLEEAVDAGTIGCYGVATWNAFRVAPDAADALALADLVALAASAAGRAHHFRVVQLPCSLAMTEALTSRNQPVGDHVGSLVEAADHHGLTVIASASLLQGKLTGPLPAVLAQAMEGCRTDPQRALQFVRSTPGITTALVGMRRRAHVEENLALAGLPPASREAYLRLFTDATAH; encoded by the coding sequence ATGTCGACGAGCGCCGCGAGCCCGGACGGAACCCGGCGGTATCGTGACCGGTTCGCCGGCCGGCTTCCCGCGGCGCACTTCCGCGCGGGCCCCGGCGATCTGACCGTCGCCTCGCTCGGGATCGGCACGTACCTCGGTCCGCTCGACGAGGCGACCGACGGACTCTACGTCGACGCCGTCCGCAGCGCCTTCGCCCACGGCAGCAACGTCGTCGACACCGCGGCGAACTACCGCGCCCAGCGGAGCGAGCGCGCCGTCGGCCGGGCGTTGGCCGCGGCGATCGCGGACGGCACGGTCGCACGCGACGAGGTGCTCGTGTGCAGCAAGGCGGGCTACCTGCCCTTCGACGGCAGCTATCCGGCCGAGCCGGCGCGCTGGCTCCACGACGCGTACGTCGCGCCCGGACTCGTGCCCGCGGACGAGCTGGCCGGCGGCCACACGCTTGCGCCCGCCTACCTGCGCCACCAGATCGACCGCAGCCGCGCCAACCTCCAGGTCGAGCGGATCGACGTGTACTACCTCCACAATCCGGAGAGTCAGCTCGCCACCGTGCCGCGCGCCGAGGTGACGGCACGGATCGGCGCCGCCTTCCGCGTGCTCGAAGAGGCGGTCGACGCGGGCACGATCGGCTGCTACGGCGTCGCCACCTGGAACGCGTTCCGCGTCGCGCCCGACGCGGCCGATGCCCTCGCCCTCGCCGACCTCGTCGCGCTTGCGGCGAGCGCGGCGGGGCGCGCCCACCACTTTCGCGTCGTGCAGCTGCCCTGCAGCCTCGCGATGACCGAAGCGCTCACGTCGCGCAACCAACCGGTCGGCGACCACGTCGGCTCGCTCGTCGAAGCCGCGGATCACCACGGCCTGACGGTGATCGCGAGCGCGAGTCTCCTGCAGGGGAAGCTCACGGGCCCGCTGCCGGCCGTGCTCGCCCAGGCCATGGAGGGCTGCCGGACCGACCCTCAGCGCGCGCTCCAGTTCGTGCGCTCGACCCCGGGCATCACCACCGCGCTCGTCGGCATGCGACGCCGCGCCCACGTCGAGGAGAACCTCGCGCTCGCCGGTCTGCCCCCGGCGAGCCGCGAAGCCTATCTCCGTCTCTTCACCGACGCGACGGCGCACTGA
- a CDS encoding MBL fold metallo-hydrolase: protein MSVFPVYLRQLAIGPMQNYVYLVGDPETREAAVVDAAWEIDAIIDAAAADGYTITKALVTHFHPDHLGGRFMGMSVTGATELVGRLGIKAYINKHEAGYVGRVSDLSASDVVAVDAGDAIQVGKVPLTFIHTPGHTPGSQCFLVDGNLISGDTLFIGSCGRTDLPGSDPAELYESLNTLRKLPDDTVLYPGHNYADRPTSTIGHEKRRNLFMRFGSLDEFLGFVGR from the coding sequence ATGAGCGTGTTCCCGGTCTATCTCCGTCAGCTCGCGATCGGGCCGATGCAGAATTACGTGTACCTGGTCGGCGATCCGGAGACGCGCGAGGCCGCCGTCGTCGACGCCGCCTGGGAGATCGACGCGATCATCGACGCCGCCGCGGCCGACGGCTACACGATCACGAAGGCGCTCGTCACCCACTTCCACCCCGATCACCTCGGCGGCCGCTTCATGGGTATGAGCGTGACCGGCGCGACCGAGCTCGTCGGCCGGCTCGGAATCAAGGCGTACATCAACAAGCACGAGGCGGGATACGTCGGGCGCGTCTCCGATCTCTCCGCGTCGGACGTGGTGGCGGTCGACGCCGGCGACGCAATCCAGGTCGGCAAGGTTCCGCTCACGTTCATCCACACGCCCGGACATACCCCGGGCTCGCAGTGCTTCCTCGTCGACGGCAACCTCATCTCGGGCGACACCCTCTTCATCGGCAGCTGCGGCCGCACGGACCTCCCCGGCAGCGATCCCGCCGAGCTCTACGAGAGCCTGAATACGCTCCGGAAGCTCCCCGACGACACGGTGCTCTACCCCGGCCACAACTACGCCGACCGGCCGACCTCGACGATCGGCCACGAGAAGCGCCGCAACCTCTTCATGCGGTTCGGCTCGCTCGACGAGTTCCTGGGATTCGTCGGCCGCTGA
- a CDS encoding response regulator, producing the protein MPLPRIYFEKLLENSPDIVVAVDRQGAIVFYNDGARQTLGYTSEEVLGKPVQRVYKSRDHARDVMRAMRGSEAGCTGSVKNYETVFVARDGTEIPVAISGSITYDEAGIEVGSIGFAKDLRQIRLRDRLVTLGELAVSLAHEINNPLEVITNTMELIEEFVRRTATDGQLVVEAERFEAVQREVAKIHAIVGRVQELAAGDEYETRQYLPGTLMTDLRQASAAAPPPAAPSATSNDGVPSIAGLRILVVDDDLGVCQSLAELLRHQGCTAVIATSALDALDIATRQRFDLVVSDVVMPDMDGYDLYMDLKERAPRLPVILMTGYLYDHDHVIKRSKLAGLATGVLYKKPIDLERLKSIIRTHCFPKESHVDERREPGRNPAVS; encoded by the coding sequence ATGCCGCTGCCGCGCATCTATTTCGAGAAGCTTCTCGAAAACTCCCCTGACATCGTCGTCGCCGTCGACCGGCAGGGCGCGATCGTCTTCTACAACGACGGGGCGCGCCAGACCCTCGGCTACACGTCCGAGGAGGTGCTCGGGAAGCCGGTCCAGCGGGTCTACAAGTCCCGGGACCACGCCCGCGACGTCATGCGGGCCATGCGTGGGTCGGAGGCCGGCTGCACGGGCTCGGTCAAGAACTACGAGACCGTGTTCGTCGCCAGGGACGGTACGGAGATCCCGGTGGCGATCTCGGGCTCGATCACCTACGACGAGGCCGGGATCGAGGTCGGGTCGATCGGGTTCGCCAAGGACCTCCGCCAGATCCGCCTGCGCGACCGGCTGGTCACCCTCGGCGAACTCGCCGTGAGCCTGGCGCACGAGATCAACAACCCGCTCGAGGTCATCACCAACACGATGGAGCTGATCGAGGAGTTCGTGCGCCGGACGGCGACCGACGGGCAGCTGGTGGTCGAGGCCGAACGCTTCGAGGCTGTGCAGCGCGAGGTCGCGAAGATCCACGCGATCGTCGGGCGGGTCCAGGAGCTCGCCGCGGGCGACGAGTACGAGACGCGCCAGTACCTGCCCGGCACCCTTATGACCGATCTGCGCCAGGCGTCCGCGGCGGCGCCGCCGCCCGCCGCGCCGTCGGCGACGAGCAACGACGGCGTACCGTCGATCGCCGGGCTGAGGATCCTCGTCGTCGACGACGACCTCGGCGTCTGCCAGTCGCTCGCAGAGCTCCTGCGTCATCAAGGCTGCACGGCCGTGATCGCCACCTCCGCCCTCGACGCGCTCGACATCGCGACCCGCCAGCGCTTCGACCTCGTCGTGAGCGACGTCGTGATGCCCGACATGGACGGATACGACCTCTACATGGATCTCAAGGAGCGCGCGCCGAGGCTGCCGGTCATCCTGATGACGGGCTACCTCTACGACCACGATCACGTCATCAAGCGCAGCAAGCTCGCCGGGCTCGCGACCGGCGTCCTCTACAAGAAGCCGATCGACCTCGAACGCCTGAAGAGCATCATCCGCACCCATTGCTTTCCGAAGGAGTCGCATGTCGACGAGCGCCGCGAGCCCGGACGGAACCCGGCGGTATCGTGA
- a CDS encoding acylneuraminate cytidylyltransferase family protein — protein MSWQGRRVLAVVPARGGSKGIPRKNLTHVGGQSLIARTGAVVRALAWIDRAVLSTDDAEIAAEGRAHGLDVPFMRPPELATDASTGAAVWAHAWRESERVFGASFDVSIYLQPTSPFRRAEDVERTITALVDGDHRAAATVSRVPGHYTPEKTLRRSADGVLSFVLPEGARHANRQTIPASFTRNGVCYAVRRDTLLDHDWIVEHDCVGVVLEGPMVNVDDPLDLAFAELLLARGLA, from the coding sequence GTGAGTTGGCAGGGTCGGCGCGTGCTCGCGGTGGTGCCGGCGCGCGGCGGGAGCAAGGGCATCCCACGCAAGAACCTGACGCACGTGGGTGGACAGAGCCTGATCGCGCGGACGGGCGCCGTCGTGCGCGCTCTCGCGTGGATCGATCGTGCGGTCCTCAGCACCGACGACGCGGAGATCGCGGCGGAAGGCCGAGCGCACGGGCTCGACGTCCCGTTCATGCGCCCGCCCGAGCTCGCAACCGACGCGAGCACGGGCGCGGCCGTGTGGGCGCACGCCTGGCGCGAGAGCGAGCGTGTCTTCGGCGCGTCCTTCGACGTCTCCATCTACCTGCAACCGACGTCGCCGTTCCGGCGCGCCGAAGACGTGGAGCGCACGATCACCGCGCTCGTCGACGGGGATCACCGCGCGGCCGCCACGGTGAGCCGGGTGCCGGGCCACTACACGCCCGAGAAGACGCTGCGGCGAAGCGCCGACGGCGTACTCTCCTTCGTGCTCCCGGAGGGCGCGCGCCACGCCAATCGACAGACCATCCCCGCGAGCTTCACGCGCAACGGCGTCTGCTACGCGGTCCGCCGCGACACCCTCCTCGACCACGACTGGATCGTCGAGCACGACTGCGTCGGGGTCGTGCTCGAGGGTCCGATGGTGAACGTCGACGACCCGCTCGACCTCGCCTTCGCGGAGCTTCTGCTCGCGCGCGGGCTGGCGTAG